From the Sphingomonas mesophila genome, one window contains:
- a CDS encoding SPFH domain-containing protein, whose protein sequence is MTTFLIALAVLALIFVLMSVKIVHQGHRYTIERFGKFVRVAEPGLNLVTPFVYRVGRKINVMEQVVDIPGQEIITKDNAMVAVDGVVFFQVLDAAKAAYEVSDLYSAIMALSTTNLRTVMGSMDLDETLSKRDEINARLLAVVDHATEAWGVKITRVELKDIRPPQDISNAMARQMKAEREKRAAILEAEGLRAAAILEAEGEKQSKILAAEGMKEAAFREAEARERSAEAEANATKSVSQAIEGGNTQAINYFIAQKYVEALGKFATSPNAKTILFPVEATQLIGTLGGIGELARSVIGPDATATPAVTTRVPTVKDAQ, encoded by the coding sequence ATGACCACCTTCCTGATTGCGCTCGCCGTCCTGGCTCTGATCTTCGTGCTGATGAGCGTCAAGATTGTCCACCAGGGACATCGCTACACGATCGAACGCTTCGGCAAGTTCGTGCGCGTCGCCGAGCCGGGCCTCAACCTCGTCACGCCGTTCGTCTATCGCGTCGGGCGCAAGATCAACGTCATGGAGCAGGTCGTCGACATCCCGGGCCAGGAAATCATCACCAAGGACAATGCGATGGTCGCGGTCGACGGCGTCGTGTTCTTCCAGGTGCTCGACGCCGCCAAGGCGGCCTATGAGGTGAGCGACCTCTATTCGGCGATCATGGCGCTCTCGACCACCAATCTGCGCACCGTGATGGGTTCGATGGACCTCGACGAGACCCTGTCCAAGCGCGACGAGATCAACGCCCGGCTGCTCGCCGTTGTCGATCACGCGACCGAGGCGTGGGGGGTCAAGATCACCCGTGTCGAACTGAAGGACATCCGGCCGCCGCAGGACATCTCCAACGCCATGGCGCGGCAGATGAAGGCCGAGCGCGAGAAGCGCGCCGCGATTCTCGAGGCCGAGGGGCTGCGCGCCGCCGCGATCCTCGAGGCGGAGGGCGAAAAGCAATCCAAGATCCTCGCCGCCGAGGGCATGAAGGAAGCCGCCTTCCGCGAGGCCGAGGCGCGCGAACGTTCGGCCGAGGCCGAGGCCAATGCGACCAAGTCGGTGAGCCAGGCGATCGAGGGCGGCAACACCCAGGCGATCAACTATTTCATCGCCCAGAAATATGTCGAGGCGCTCGGCAAGTTCGCCACCTCGCCCAACGCCAAGACCATCCTGTTCCCGGTCGAGGCGACCCAGCTGATCGGCACGCTTGGCGGGATCGGCGAGCTCGCGCGCAGCGTGATCGGTCCAGACGCCACCGCCACTCCGGCGGTGACCACGCGCGTGCCGACCGTCAAGGACGCCCAGTGA
- a CDS encoding HpcH/HpaI aldolase/citrate lyase family protein encodes MRLDLFGRPALLFLPASRASAISRARTSGADVVILDLEDAVRPEDKETARSAAVAAAGEDWLMPVGIRVNLLGSGGALPEDVAAVAESRADFIVLPKADGGIGELARASGKPVVAMVETPAGVLALREMVRDSGIAGLIAGTNDLAAELGLPVGAGREPLQMALQSIVLAARAGGMPAWDGVFNRLDDAVGLEAEARSGRTLGFDGKSLIHPDQIAPCKAAFAPSPEEIARAERLVAAARGGAQRFEEQMIEAMHVEAARRVLDRR; translated from the coding sequence ATGAGGCTCGATCTTTTCGGCCGGCCGGCGCTGCTGTTCCTGCCGGCCAGCCGGGCCAGCGCGATTTCACGGGCGCGGACCAGCGGCGCCGACGTGGTCATCCTCGACCTCGAGGACGCGGTACGGCCTGAGGACAAGGAGACGGCGCGCTCGGCGGCGGTGGCGGCGGCGGGCGAGGACTGGCTCATGCCGGTCGGGATCCGAGTCAACCTGCTGGGCTCGGGCGGCGCCTTGCCGGAGGACGTCGCGGCAGTGGCGGAATCTCGCGCCGACTTCATCGTCCTGCCCAAGGCGGACGGCGGCATCGGCGAACTCGCCCGGGCGAGCGGCAAGCCGGTGGTGGCGATGGTCGAGACTCCGGCCGGGGTGCTCGCCCTGCGCGAGATGGTGCGCGACAGCGGGATCGCCGGCCTGATTGCCGGAACCAACGATCTCGCCGCCGAGCTCGGGCTTCCGGTCGGTGCCGGGCGAGAGCCGCTGCAGATGGCGCTGCAGTCGATCGTGCTGGCGGCTCGGGCAGGGGGAATGCCGGCATGGGACGGGGTGTTCAACCGGCTCGACGATGCGGTCGGGCTCGAGGCCGAGGCGCGTTCGGGGCGGACGCTGGGCTTCGATGGCAAGAGCCTCATCCACCCCGACCAGATCGCGCCGTGCAAAGCGGCGTTCGCACCCTCGCCGGAAGAGATCGCGCGCGCCGAGCGGCTGGTCGCGGCGGCGCGCGGCGGGGCGCAGCGCTTCGAGGAGCAGATGATCGAGGCGATGCACGTCGAGGCGGCGCGGCGCGTGCTGGACCGCCGGTGA
- a CDS encoding NfeD family protein, with protein MSDLDPGWLWAIGGLVLLIAEVVAPGFFLVFLGVAAIATGLFTLLFDLGVAPQLALFVIYTGLALMIGKRWYAEPGTAEQQIGLNDPAGRLVGRSAQVVDPIDEHGGRVRLGDGEWTARGGPAAAGSRVEILAVEGNCLIVGPSRAIAADRGTSDA; from the coding sequence GTGAGCGATCTCGATCCCGGCTGGCTGTGGGCGATCGGCGGCCTCGTGCTGCTGATCGCCGAAGTCGTCGCGCCCGGCTTTTTCCTCGTGTTCCTCGGGGTCGCGGCGATCGCCACCGGCCTGTTCACCCTGCTGTTCGACCTCGGCGTCGCGCCGCAACTGGCGCTGTTCGTGATCTACACCGGTCTGGCGCTGATGATCGGCAAGCGCTGGTATGCCGAGCCGGGCACCGCCGAGCAGCAGATCGGGCTCAACGATCCCGCCGGCCGGCTGGTCGGGCGAAGCGCGCAAGTGGTCGACCCGATCGACGAACATGGCGGCCGGGTCCGGCTCGGCGACGGCGAATGGACCGCGCGCGGCGGGCCGGCGGCGGCCGGAAGCCGGGTGGAAATCCTGGCGGTTGAGGGCAATTGCCTGATCGTCGGCCCATCGCGGGCGATCGCAGCGGACAGAGGAACCAGTGATGCGTGA
- a CDS encoding sensor histidine kinase, which translates to MASVTDSARTDEQDLALTWSGRWTLTHRILAVNVLTLVIFALSVLYLDSYRNRITAERLDRLTSETAIAAEAINRTSAAEREPLLSEIGVANGARLRLYARDGRRIADSFAIGEPAYRLRDPASEAWRKNVARALDRGFNALVGTRPPPDFVEPAEDRAAAWSELGAAGAKPVVTIRSAADLTPVFVGASLLADGSRLLVTKNDRNLTRTVRSQRATLAIALALATLLSILLSLFLARTIVRPLRRIALAAHRVRLGRAREVRVPRLPSRRDEIGTLARAVSDMSQSLRMRIDNIEAFAADVTHELKNPLASLRSAVDTLDKVEDPALKAQLTDVIRQDVNRLDRLIGDVGEAARTDAELARASFEEVDLGKLIEQLVGVWEQRRETGNVRIAFARPRKSSAVVMGEPNRLARAIDNIVDNAISFSPPGGLVEVAAIRLGDNILIRVDDEGPGVPGELREAIFNRFHSVRPETEHFGRHSGLGLAIARAIVEGHDGTIKVEDRDDAPSGARFTIVLPAADLT; encoded by the coding sequence ATGGCGTCGGTTACCGATTCAGCGAGGACTGACGAGCAGGACCTCGCCCTGACCTGGTCGGGGCGCTGGACGCTCACCCACCGCATCCTTGCGGTCAACGTCCTGACTCTGGTGATCTTCGCCTTGTCGGTCCTCTATCTCGACAGCTACCGCAACCGCATCACCGCCGAGCGGCTCGACCGGCTGACCAGCGAGACCGCGATTGCCGCCGAAGCGATCAACCGCACCAGCGCCGCCGAGCGCGAGCCGCTGCTGAGCGAGATCGGGGTCGCCAACGGCGCCCGCCTCCGGCTCTACGCGCGCGACGGCCGCCGCATCGCCGACAGCTTCGCGATTGGCGAGCCGGCCTATCGCCTGCGCGATCCGGCTTCCGAAGCGTGGCGCAAGAACGTCGCACGGGCGCTCGACCGCGGCTTCAACGCGCTGGTCGGGACCCGCCCCCCGCCCGACTTCGTCGAGCCCGCCGAAGACCGCGCCGCCGCTTGGAGCGAGCTCGGCGCCGCCGGCGCAAAGCCGGTCGTCACCATCCGCAGCGCGGCCGACCTGACGCCGGTGTTCGTCGGCGCTTCGCTGCTCGCCGACGGCTCGCGCCTGCTGGTGACCAAGAACGACCGCAACCTCACCCGCACCGTGCGCAGCCAGCGCGCGACCCTCGCCATCGCTCTCGCGCTCGCTACGTTGCTGTCGATCCTGCTGTCGCTGTTCCTCGCCCGAACCATCGTCCGGCCGCTCCGCCGGATCGCGCTCGCCGCCCACCGGGTCCGCCTCGGCCGCGCGCGTGAGGTGCGGGTCCCCCGCCTGCCCTCGCGCCGCGACGAGATTGGGACCCTGGCCCGCGCGGTCAGCGACATGAGCCAGTCGCTGCGCATGCGGATCGACAATATCGAGGCGTTCGCCGCCGATGTCACCCACGAGCTCAAGAATCCCCTCGCCTCGCTGCGCAGCGCGGTCGACACGCTCGACAAGGTCGAGGACCCGGCGCTGAAGGCGCAGCTGACCGATGTCATCCGCCAGGACGTCAACCGGCTCGACCGGCTGATTGGCGACGTCGGCGAGGCGGCCCGGACCGACGCCGAACTGGCCCGCGCCAGCTTCGAGGAAGTCGATCTCGGCAAGCTGATCGAACAATTGGTCGGCGTGTGGGAGCAGCGTCGCGAAACCGGCAATGTGCGCATCGCCTTCGCCCGTCCACGCAAGTCGAGTGCGGTGGTGATGGGCGAGCCGAACCGGCTGGCCCGCGCGATCGACAACATCGTCGACAATGCGATCAGCTTCTCGCCGCCCGGTGGGCTGGTCGAGGTCGCTGCGATCCGGCTCGGCGACAACATCTTGATCCGGGTCGACGACGAGGGCCCCGGTGTGCCCGGGGAGCTGCGCGAGGCGATCTTCAACCGCTTTCATTCGGTGCGGCCCGAAACCGAGCATTTCGGCCGCCACAGCGGCCTCGGCCTGGCCATCGCCCGGGCCATCGTCGAAGGCCATGACGGAACGATCAAGGTCGAGGACCGCGACGACGCGCCGTCGGGCGCGCGCTTCACCATCGTCCTGCCCGCGGCGGACCTGACATGA
- a CDS encoding phosphoenolpyruvate carboxykinase has protein sequence MLTVSERIPAQKLDSQGIETGARIHWNLTTAPLIEQAVLREEGQLAKDGPLVVRTGKHTGRSAQDRFVVRNSVSDGAVWWGKSNRPMDADAFDRLHQDFLAALKDKDELFVADLYGGSQPEHRVKVRVVNELAWHNLFIRTLLVRPEASELADFAPEYTIIDLPSFRADPERHGCRSETVIAVNLEQKLILIGGTKYAGEMKKSVFGLLNFILPEKGIMPMHCSANIGADGDTAVFFGLSGTGKTTLSADPKRTLIGDDEHGWSDTAVFNFEGGCYAKMIRLSAEAEPEIFATTKRFGTVLENVVMDPVTRELALDDNSLAENSRGAYPIDFIPNSSERNMGPVPRTIVMLTADAFGVLPPIARLTPDQAMYHFLSGYTAKVAGTEIGVTEPEATFSTCFGAPFMPRHPSVYGNLLKKRIAEGDVTCWLVNTGWTGGKYGVGKRMPIKATRALLDAALDGSLNQAEFRKDPNFGFEVPVAVPGVDSAILDPRSTWADKAEYDSTAAKLVDLFVDNFAEFAPHVEEGVRQAGPQQRATAAA, from the coding sequence ATGTTGACGGTGAGCGAGCGTATTCCTGCGCAGAAGCTGGATTCCCAAGGGATCGAGACGGGCGCCCGGATCCACTGGAACCTGACCACCGCGCCGCTGATCGAGCAGGCGGTGCTGCGCGAGGAAGGCCAGCTCGCCAAGGACGGTCCGCTGGTGGTTCGCACCGGCAAGCACACCGGCCGAAGCGCCCAGGACCGATTCGTCGTCAGGAACAGCGTCAGCGACGGCGCGGTGTGGTGGGGCAAGTCGAACCGGCCGATGGACGCCGATGCGTTCGACCGGCTGCACCAGGATTTCCTCGCCGCACTCAAGGACAAGGACGAGCTGTTCGTCGCCGATCTCTATGGCGGATCGCAGCCCGAGCACCGGGTCAAGGTGCGGGTGGTCAACGAGCTCGCCTGGCACAATCTGTTCATCCGCACTTTGCTGGTCCGCCCCGAGGCGAGCGAGCTGGCCGACTTCGCGCCCGAATATACGATCATCGACCTGCCGAGCTTCCGCGCCGATCCCGAGCGCCACGGCTGCCGCAGCGAAACTGTGATCGCGGTCAACCTCGAGCAGAAGCTGATCCTGATCGGCGGCACCAAATATGCCGGCGAGATGAAGAAGAGCGTGTTCGGCCTGCTCAACTTCATCCTGCCCGAAAAGGGCATCATGCCGATGCACTGTTCGGCCAACATCGGCGCAGATGGTGATACCGCCGTGTTCTTCGGGCTTTCGGGCACCGGCAAGACGACGTTGTCGGCGGACCCGAAGCGGACGCTGATCGGCGACGACGAGCATGGCTGGTCGGACACCGCCGTGTTCAACTTCGAGGGCGGTTGCTATGCCAAGATGATCCGCCTGTCGGCCGAGGCCGAGCCGGAGATCTTCGCCACGACCAAGCGCTTCGGCACCGTGCTCGAGAATGTCGTGATGGACCCGGTGACGCGCGAGCTCGCCCTCGACGACAACAGCCTCGCCGAGAACAGCCGCGGCGCCTATCCGATCGACTTCATCCCCAATTCGTCCGAGCGGAACATGGGGCCGGTGCCGCGCACCATCGTCATGCTCACTGCCGACGCGTTCGGCGTGCTTCCGCCGATCGCGCGGCTGACCCCGGACCAGGCGATGTACCACTTCCTGTCGGGCTACACTGCCAAAGTGGCGGGGACCGAGATCGGCGTGACCGAGCCGGAAGCGACCTTCTCGACCTGCTTCGGGGCGCCGTTCATGCCGCGCCACCCGTCGGTCTACGGCAATCTCCTGAAGAAGCGCATCGCCGAGGGCGACGTCACCTGCTGGCTGGTCAACACCGGCTGGACCGGCGGCAAGTACGGCGTCGGCAAGCGCATGCCGATCAAGGCGACGCGCGCCTTGCTCGACGCGGCGCTCGACGGAAGCCTCAACCAGGCCGAATTCCGCAAGGACCCGAATTTCGGGTTCGAGGTGCCGGTCGCGGTTCCGGGCGTCGACAGCGCGATCCTCGACCCGCGTTCGACCTGGGCCGACAAGGCGGAATATGATTCGACGGCGGCCAAGCTGGTCGACCTGTTCGTCGACAATTTCGCCGAATTCGCGCCGCATGTCGAAGAGGGCGTCCGTCAGGCCGGGCCGCAACAAAGGGCGACCGCCGCCGCCTGA
- a CDS encoding DUF885 domain-containing protein yields the protein MREFTRRELLAGSGAFASAALLPGCAQTLVRPAGPLDPAAAKALLDSIAENLLWTDPEQATSLGIDSGARAALRSRLKDRSAAGQQKIAAILRADLARAEAVDTSALDASTRTSFEVVKSAYRTSLEGFALPYGDVAVGSWRNTPYVVIQNVGAYLDTPRFLDADHQIRNPADAEAYLARLDSMAMQLDGELGRIRDARGKGLIPPALLLDKAIAQLTKSLAGARSGGGLVDSLVKRTGSFPGDWEGRARTIVTARIAPALARQLDELRIQRARATSEPGMWARPGGDAYYAWALKASTTTSLSPDEIHETGRRELAELQSRMDSILKRNGYASGSVGQRMVALAKDPKYKFRDGDPGRAEIMAYLDEWIGTFRGLTPRAFNTLVRANLEVKRLPPEEEPGAPGAYGGAGSIDGTIPGKFWINLHTTDMHRRYDLPSLAAHEAIPGHVWQGEYANRLPLIRTLLSFNAYSEGWALYGEQLMDELGAYDRFEVGKLGYLQSLAFRACRLVVDTGLHAKRWSRQQAIQYFADEIGSAAASEVDRYCSWPAQACGYKIGHSEILRQRELARSALGPAYDLKAFNDAVVKGGNVPMDVLARNVAAYVASARS from the coding sequence ATGCGTGAATTCACCCGGCGCGAACTGCTCGCGGGCAGCGGCGCCTTCGCCTCGGCGGCGCTGCTCCCCGGCTGCGCCCAGACACTCGTCCGCCCGGCAGGCCCGCTCGACCCCGCCGCCGCCAAGGCACTGCTCGATTCGATCGCCGAGAATCTGTTGTGGACCGACCCCGAGCAGGCGACGTCACTCGGCATCGACAGCGGCGCCCGGGCGGCGCTGCGCTCGCGGCTCAAGGACCGCTCGGCTGCCGGCCAGCAAAAGATCGCCGCCATCCTGCGCGCCGACCTCGCGCGCGCCGAAGCGGTCGACACCAGCGCGCTCGATGCGTCGACGCGGACCAGCTTCGAAGTCGTCAAGTCGGCCTATCGGACCAGCCTCGAGGGCTTCGCGCTGCCCTATGGCGACGTCGCCGTCGGCAGCTGGCGCAACACGCCCTATGTCGTGATCCAGAACGTCGGCGCCTACCTCGACACGCCGCGCTTCCTCGACGCCGACCACCAGATCCGTAACCCGGCCGACGCCGAGGCCTACCTCGCCCGGCTCGACTCGATGGCGATGCAACTCGACGGCGAGCTCGGCCGAATCCGCGACGCGCGCGGCAAGGGCCTGATCCCGCCCGCTTTGTTGCTCGACAAGGCGATCGCGCAACTCACCAAGAGTCTCGCCGGAGCGCGCTCGGGCGGCGGGCTGGTCGACAGTCTCGTCAAGCGCACCGGCAGTTTCCCCGGCGACTGGGAGGGCCGCGCCCGCACCATCGTCACCGCGCGGATCGCGCCCGCACTCGCCCGCCAGTTGGACGAACTGAGAATCCAGCGCGCCCGCGCCACCAGCGAGCCCGGCATGTGGGCGCGGCCGGGCGGCGATGCCTATTATGCCTGGGCGCTCAAGGCCTCGACTACCACCTCGCTGTCGCCCGACGAGATTCACGAGACCGGCCGCCGCGAACTCGCCGAGCTCCAGTCGCGGATGGATTCGATCCTCAAGCGCAACGGCTACGCCTCCGGCTCGGTCGGCCAGCGGATGGTCGCTCTGGCCAAGGACCCAAAGTACAAGTTTCGCGACGGCGATCCTGGCCGGGCCGAAATCATGGCCTATCTCGACGAATGGATCGGCACCTTTCGCGGCCTTACCCCGCGCGCCTTCAACACGCTGGTGCGCGCCAATCTCGAGGTGAAGCGGCTGCCGCCCGAGGAGGAGCCCGGCGCGCCCGGCGCCTATGGCGGCGCCGGCTCGATCGACGGCACCATCCCCGGCAAGTTCTGGATCAACCTCCACACCACGGACATGCACCGCCGCTACGATTTGCCGAGCCTGGCCGCGCACGAGGCGATCCCAGGGCACGTCTGGCAGGGCGAATATGCCAACCGATTGCCGCTGATCCGCACCCTCCTCTCGTTCAACGCTTATTCCGAAGGCTGGGCGCTGTACGGCGAGCAATTGATGGACGAGCTCGGCGCCTACGACCGGTTCGAGGTCGGCAAGCTCGGCTATCTCCAGAGCCTCGCCTTCCGCGCCTGCCGGCTGGTGGTCGACACCGGCCTCCACGCCAAACGCTGGAGCCGCCAGCAGGCGATCCAATACTTCGCTGACGAGATCGGCTCGGCCGCCGCAAGCGAAGTCGACCGTTATTGCAGCTGGCCGGCCCAGGCCTGCGGCTACAAGATCGGTCACAGCGAGATCCTGCGCCAGCGCGAGCTCGCACGCTCAGCGCTCGGCCCGGCCTACGACCTGAAGGCCTTCAACGACGCGGTGGTGAAGGGCGGCAACGTGCCGATGGACGTGCTTGCCAGGAACGTCGCCGCCTACGTGGCGTCGGCGCGGAGCTAG
- a CDS encoding response regulator transcription factor has product MSHAIALVDDDRNILTSVSIALQAEGFVTRVYSDGAAALRAFADNPPDLAVFDIKMPQMDGMELLRRLREMGGALGATPVIFLTSKDDEMDEALGLAMGADDYIAKPFSQRLLVARIRALLRRRDLDRGAALDGSDGEREALIERGRLVMDPARHKIGWDGKDVTLTVTEFLILEALAQRPGVVKSRNQLLDVAYQDDVYVDDRTIDSHIKRIRRKFRAVDDGFDGIETLYGVGYRFSED; this is encoded by the coding sequence ATGAGCCATGCCATCGCGCTCGTCGACGACGACCGCAACATCCTCACTTCGGTGTCGATCGCGCTGCAGGCCGAGGGCTTCGTCACCCGCGTCTATTCCGATGGCGCCGCGGCGCTGAGGGCCTTCGCCGACAACCCGCCTGACCTGGCCGTATTCGACATCAAGATGCCGCAGATGGACGGCATGGAATTGCTCCGCCGGCTGCGCGAAATGGGCGGAGCGCTCGGCGCCACCCCGGTCATCTTCCTGACCTCCAAGGACGACGAGATGGACGAGGCGCTCGGCCTCGCGATGGGGGCCGACGATTATATCGCCAAGCCCTTCTCGCAGCGCCTCCTGGTCGCCCGGATCCGCGCGCTCTTGCGCCGCCGCGACCTCGACCGCGGCGCGGCGCTGGACGGCAGCGACGGCGAGCGCGAGGCGCTGATCGAGCGCGGCCGGCTGGTGATGGACCCGGCCCGCCACAAGATCGGCTGGGACGGCAAGGACGTCACGCTGACCGTCACCGAATTCCTCATCCTCGAGGCGCTGGCCCAGCGCCCGGGGGTGGTCAAATCCCGCAATCAGCTGCTTGACGTGGCTTACCAGGACGACGTCTATGTCGACGATCGCACCATCGACAGCCATATCAAGCGCATCCGCCGCAAGTTCCGCGCCGTCGACGACGGCTTCGACGGGATCGAGACGCTCTATGGCGTCGGTTACCGATTCAGCGAGGACTGA